tagttcctcggtctgaagcaggttcaaatgggactgagttttctcctcctagaggtgtttcacggaaagatgaagtggtgacaggactgaagaattgctcttcttcaccgcattgagtgtttacatgtttttatcttgctaccttttaagacatttacgtgcataggttttagatacatttgttgcaagcaatattttaaaagttttgtatcttctctttggttgccacagtggggagagacaattcctccctacatttatcttaggcaaatttttagacctcttcctgtctcctgagagcaaagcacaaaattactccaccaaggcaagtaggtgtaataatggtaggtggtgtgtagagcatgattgtgcacaagaaaggcatgtggaactgtgggtggcccctggaaggaaggaagggggcttcctggaagtaggaggaaaaggggctgacagaggagcagaggtggcagctggaaaactctctccagctgtagaccaagaaggcataagtggttaagctgacggaagacaagaagaaagaaagagtttgggtttgagaaccactgaagcgttaggtaaagtcaggaaggtatttggttggcagccttgactgaaatgagatgctggggaggttggagcctcttgagttttgttatatctttgatccccagccctgagacaatccagactactaggacaatgaagtcatttcagatggctttattgagaaaggttgctctgctgtcattttctgaaaggcactgaaatgatccctctttgggtgccggttcccttctctgccccacacgacccagctagcagtggggcggccagagaagaatcagcaacaacaccccgggcatccgtggggcgcgaggggaaactctccggtctcggcagcataactgtggtgtgctccatggcagagcaacagagaagagacgggtacaactgaagtgccaaaactgaagatatttcataaataaaagggcacaaacaagggtgcaaaacaaaacataaagaggctgcttcagaagatgccaaagtgaggtcaacacaggtagacagatatagatatagatatagatatagatatagatatagatatagatatagagatagagatagagatagagatagagatagagatagtgatagagatatagagatagagatatagattacatagatatagatagctatagcgatagctatagctatagattcagctataagtagagatagagatagagatagagacagagatagagatatacatacatctatatagtctttcatggcaagttccagaagccttctggccaatcaccggctgttgatctgcatggccactcccagtcagtcccagagtcctttactcttcatgatatgctcaccataagttctctgggtgtcatccgttgtggcttctcttctcccgagtcttcgtgttggtcgttgattgtctgatgtgtggccactgcatggcccatcccctccagcacaagctcccacaactgcccccttttggttttatttaaaatgaaaggtctaacaatcgtagtaaaaataataaccttgttctaactaaaaacaacacaatacttgatagacattaactaaacttgagaattaaagaaacaggcgggttgatattgcggagcataactaaacaataagtaaatccaattttcatttcccctcacttctgagggcccgagtcccaggcagctctccgtcacttcattccccctcacttaaccacaaaacaaaagagaacagaaaatcaaaaggacttgtggtggcaccctcccctggtgcccttgaccaaccacacaaatcaaaaggagaggttttgtgggggactagcctgtgggggaccttacggcggggctgggcacgggtctcctgtgggggcaacagagcccttcctccgGCTGTATGGAGGCTGCCGGCtctcctgcctaaataaataaaataactgggtcggctggcttctgggggtcgcctacgtccgtaatctctgaaacatgaattacaacaaaaatcggggactgctaatacaataggaaagcgggagcagggttgggggctgtcgcaaagtgggttagggtagaatccggggaggcatggccgctaccgtcctggcaagggcacagaaaaggaggggagatggcagatggctggtggctggcctgtgctcttgagcaggttccatctccagtcctgtccttctcagggatagtgggttcagggaagcgggggatggaatacgagaactgggaaaggaaatcggttaaatattgtgcaactaaaatttaaatgtaagtgatcgtcaaatataccctcaattaccaccaaacatcgcaaagtaaatgattttcaataatccctatatgatcactggatatcactaataaggtatcaaacgtacattgagacaaaaaacaggagtccatgggaaaggttaaagtctaggggacgttcttccagagcatagacccaagaagtcccctagcaggcccacaggcctccacactggctcacgcagatccaaactgcaccagttttcactccctcatgtaggccttagttcccgtggcagaactcgccttcccactggacactcacctgtgcctgagcctgtggagaagccaggctccctccccctctgcccacagcaacacagacactcccaacctttcccaagagctgcagcacaaccacagccacagcagcaaccccagcagtgacaccactgctctgctccgttttgccccactctgctcctctagtcacagctgcaagcctgtctctccacaacaggttgtgcctggcggcaacaaagccacaagacttctgcccgcttccaatccatgccacaaaccccatctatggctcttcccacatttaagaaacacctgaccattccgaagcaaatttagaccttaatgtcagggtgagaacaaagggaagcttccaacacagtgaaggttttatttattatcctatttatttccactatcagtctaaacaaactacaaactacgagctagaaactaggaactaggaactagaataaacaactatggcctcttccagggctagtatctcctctcggccataaactgctgcgttgccacgatcagaggcgtcaggctggaggtcggctcggcggaggttacaaacggatgctgcccaaagagaaaaagaagaaattaatttctacttacctcccaggctgaaacaggctttctctggcaacaagaaagatacagaaaggagggcattctgtgcacctctgtctccacatccaggaccttgctacatggggccaacatggctcccaatcccacaaatccattaattcagatgtcttcagctgaaggagatttggtctaggtgaccttgaaaggctccttccaacccatcctaggccaggattctcctctcttttcctttgaaaagccccccagactggagattcttaggagcggggcccatccgaggccttggacttgagcagatgaggagcccctggcagtgggtggctggcgCATCCGGCAGCCGCtttgccttttacctgcagaagttcctgggcagaccagcgcctgtcctcgtccgtctccaggcagcagtgcagaaagtctcgcaaccaagcggactgttgcctggggttctgcagcttcgggctgcccctggtgcttatcagctgttgaacctagagcagaaggaaatgccacgctctacctgcctctttcacaccccaaactgctcacacagaccccaccggacaagctccgctctccagtggctctttactccctgcccgagggtggcagatacctttcctgcccctactaaaagaacccaaagcccgaggcagccatagccagtccaatatgcaaaggctcttgccttggcccctgatttcattggctgagggaattaggagcaactccatcagcaaaagcaccctttgcttctctgagcactgacaccagctctacaggcgatgcggaagacagacttttatctaactctactatttccaaggattattccatcaaatgcagctcagcactgctcactgctcccttaggcaaagcttccatcaagcaaaaggcatcgtgaggttttggtgcagttcgtgatcaaatgccaaggggataatctggacaagaagcacgagagactatgcagcctggaacccgtcattttcagctgctagcaagcttcccaagcagaagaatgggagcagattttgtcagagtgacagcagtatctgagagtagttgcagcgtaccgtgcgggaggtcatcatcaggtaaggaggcgctccttccaccatctccatccccacaatgccaaaggaccagatgtccactttggggccatagggcttcctgctgaaaatttctggcgccatccagtaagttgtcccaacagccgatctccgtttgctctgctcagcggtgagctgagcagaaaggccaaagtcagctgaggagaaaaaaaacattctgatcaagccagcgtgaattagggaagccaacaaaagaattccccacggtaccaatgtccaagaaggcagtgtggaatcccagctgcaaaggggccctgctgccattcctcaggcctgcagccgaggaaatacggaattggccacttagcaaaagcccccagtttcaggcagtggcttttagtcccctgaagctattagactgcaactgccttgcttgggaaggatcacacacaagccaaaggcaccccctaccccttcttcccagcaacacctccctgcgccttgtggctgtgctctgcgctcacagcagggcagcctgcactgccacgggcatcagggaaccggcagtcacccaaaggcagccccacaccgcagcccgccacggctgagcctggccaacaacacccacccaacttgacagatccgtccaagcccaggagaatgttgtggcttttgacgtctcggtggatcacttgcttggagcgaaggaaatccaggccttgcaggcactgagagaggaaaaagcaacacgagcctaagtggatttcgtcccacaagcagggaattggcacatctgacttcctgggggatggtgagccatggcaagacaggctgctggcaaaggcagcagagcctgctgctccaacacgaggacagcagtgcttttctaagtgcgggtgtgtttgcttttgaaagagaaagggcaattgttcctttggccagtgccctgcaaacacagactcaagaagcactgctgccgtggctgtactctctccagccagacaacagtggctgcttttgccaacaccacgttggctgccaggctctcctttcaggctgagctctgtgagagtcctgcgagtatctctttgtctttgccacttgcttgacatggtgccagcagcacctttgctcttaggaaggaatgcggaaggaatgggaaggaacgcagcgcacacaggctccaggcaagtgtttagagaggcaaagacaaacaccctagaagaagggcagggacactggcaggcacttccgatgctcttgctactgccagttataagagaaaggcagaaaggaagctcggaaggtgaaatctctcctctccttatcacccatttggaaggaccatcccgaccaagccgtgggaagcacaagcgccatcccttacctcccgagagacagctgctatctctccttctgccatacgaatctccctaatgacatcgtgtaaagaacctccgtccatgtactccatcaccagccagacttcctcgtccaccaggtagctgaagggaggaaacaacagcctggagatgaatgcgtgcacttcctgatggattctccttcctgtgtctctctcagaagaagacaggaggaagtcaataatcattggctatgctctccagggcttgaactcaatctacagtgttttgtcagcacataagacccgtgggaaaaaaaatcaaatgccaaaccaaacaaaacaatgtggagagaggacaggaactctgaggctgttggctcaagaaagacagggccaagtccgctctttgaaagcacacgtcaaactaggtatgccagcaaagattaatgcagccccaatgcaatctcctcccaagacactgtcgatcagtccagaaacaggaattaacagctccatcctctgtcagctccatcctctgccagcggttgaaccgctgccttgcaggatatggatgacctttcatggcagaacagcagaaccactcacctgtctagaaaggtcacaagattggcgttcttattgccacgcatgacctggatttcattcaggcacagttcactgctgctctcttccaggagactaattttctttatggccacctacaacgacatggaaaaccgtgaaccaaagtctgtggcgcaggaccacaaggggaagacggagacagtgattatgggatgatggagctgggctgggccaaaccgccttgcggctggacatcagaccgcttgcttgggcacctcccaggacaaagagccagataccctttgccttgtaaacctgggagaaacatggtctaagctctccaccgcaaagctctaacaacacaggctgtgcccacagtcttcccccagggccttactttatcatccccatttgcattcacacaccccttgcaagcaggaagccattttgtgccggtaagaatggagcaaaactgctgggaaacctttggcacttctagggggcttgatcattactccagcaaccactggcattctccattgcacaagaacaaagcaaacccttgcagacatgacagataaaatgccgtcctaaaacagcactgcagaagctgtggcgctgcttgacgcttacctcttctcctgtggcagtctccactgccatgcacaccgtgccaaaacccctagaaacaaaagagcagcagagaaagaagaagtcctttagtccctgcaagtgcaggacaccGCGGTCCAACCGCGGAAAAAAAGTCCCGGGGCAAAGAGTAAATGGAACACGACAGATTCTCGTctgggtcttttctcccttttctctttctgtatctgtgcatgtgtgggatttttccaggcacatgccggttcggccttctcacacctctccttggagtctatctgccaaattcaagcaccaccactcaggccttctgagaagtctgaagccatgtaagagccattggaggaaagcctccagacacagatcctttctccagcttccaaggaaaatagtgtccagccacagcctgcagccacagccggagcaggcaaaggcttccactgttgcgcacacaaatggagaagtactcaaaatagaggatccttagacggctgtgttctgggtccagagccattggcagctgcttctctttggtgcaccagacacaggaagggctctacttttctggccacttcagctataaatgctgaccagtacttagagatcatcaggcatcatcttaacgcagtgtctgaacagctttggagcttgcctgctgtcactctggggaggtgtgacaccagcaaaatgcaccgccccccgctgtgaagaaggagctgtggctgcactcaccctttgccaatcgtttccagttctgtgtacttagcctcaggatctccctcgctcaccagcatctctgtaaaaatcccaaggaaagatgttcacttcagaagaggtcccaccctgcagcagatcagaaagacagccccactgtctgggacactctgccctttcaactcagtcagctgggaaacaccaccaccaccacaaccaaaaccaccaccaccaccaccaccacctcaaaaacaacagcagcaagacaagcagccctgcagcacagatggcctgcccaaaactagaagtctacactaaaatctaagcacatcgagaaacagtcagaggagacagggatcagaaaactgcaaccaggagaagtgattgttgtctacaaacattaagggcagcaggaaaaacaaaacctttctgttcttggccatgaacactctgtgacattcaacaaaagctttcatccttgcaaacatccaaggcatcttgggttctggaatcaattcttatcaacagctgccctttccagaacaggaagaatattgcaaagtgcttccagcagagccgagatctccagctttaagcaggactttgcctaaacaatgcccctctgcctttcaagagcagcagcttatgttataccctactgtgatgggcctcaggaatgaggtccctcagcctttaggccaggctaagttctgaagatgaccttggctgtgccccacaggagctgggccccacaggagctccttgaggcctactcattcgctaggtcacagcctcctgctcagccagaaacaacctctgttttctttttggcatagagggaagctcaggcaaagccaaaccaggcccagctgccctcagaggcaggagcaacaccccagggacccctcaccacctcaaagcacaacagcaggtcctgtgtggaggccacaggacctggcactcagctgaggaggagcaggaggtgggacagctcttgctgacacgcgcacacacaaggcactgctccggcggacaaggatcacaaagcacatactcagcatggccaggcacttgtcctctgtcctctctcccagctgctctctgctgccagaggaaccagtcgtgctccagctgctgccagaggaactagtcgtgctccaggtgcacgagctgctcaggcttgagtttccagcttggggactggaggcttcttcagggccttcagctgcagctcgtgcaggtaccaggacacaggaggtggagctctgggacaagaaattcatttgggtcacaaacatgcctgcacgtcggaggtgcccctccgatcccatttcaaatgcaagctcctaggaagacgctgctggccacacccagggctcttcacctctcagctttcgcagcccacttctccagctcaaggcgcaaaatccaaaggctgcttttacatgacggacaaaatgacaccaaagacactgctagccaaaacaggcacttactgacgtgggctgctcaggccgcaggctgacagcaggggcaggttcattggcagcggattcctcctcttcagcctcttcctcgggtgcagaggcagccagagcaggtgctgacgctgcccctgtgctctgtgggcagacagcagcatgagggtcaggaaagaacctgtcattcagaaccttcggtatattcagctacaggccccgctgcaactcagctgttcctttagctactgactgactttagctgttctgtggggagggcctggtccctcctggggacagtgtctccccatatcctgcaaggctgtgaactgcatctttgcactgctctcttcactggggacaaggagcctgcacagccactgggcacaaagggcttcacttgtaccccaggagcatcccaagacatcctaatgctacctcttgtctctggctaagacaaattcaca
The Anomalospiza imberbis isolate Cuckoo-Finch-1a 21T00152 unplaced genomic scaffold, ASM3175350v1 scaffold_199, whole genome shotgun sequence DNA segment above includes these coding regions:
- the LOC137466393 gene encoding serine/threonine-protein kinase PAK 3-like, whose protein sequence is MLKMLVSEGDPEAKYTELETIGKGGFGTVCMAVETATGEEVAIKKISLLEESSSELCLNEIQVMRGNKNANLVTFLDSYLVDEEVWLVMEYMDGGSLHDVIREIRMAEGEIAAVSRECLQGLDFLRSKQVIHRDVKSHNILLGLDGSVKLADFGLSAQLTAEQSKRRSAVGTTYWMAPEIFSRKPYGPKVDIWSFGIVGMEMVEGAPPYLMMTSRTVQQLISTRGSPKLQNPRQQSAWLRDFLHCCLETDEDRRWSAQELLQHPFVTSAEPTSSLTPLIVATQQFMAERRY